A single Lolium perenne isolate Kyuss_39 chromosome 6, Kyuss_2.0, whole genome shotgun sequence DNA region contains:
- the LOC139832917 gene encoding uncharacterized protein, with product MELLLFPSRATISRRLLPTCPLRRAGATSFRSSSSSGNVEATTDTTATTASVAKNRQEWRAGGTTFGLGLDLSEEMRREMLWRMLVPPAAAVAAEAVFLAVLNSGAAVVDAPAWAGKAGSAVLFVAGLLGSQYGFFSSRWGVGEEAGSVVGWKLAVRHWSALSVVRGSSVEEDDDEEEEEDDDEWEYYDDDEEEEDD from the coding sequence ATGGAGTTGCTCCTTTTCCCTTCTCGAGCTACCATCTCCCGCCGGCTCCTTCCAACCTGCCCCCTCCGCCGCGCCGGCGCGACCTCCTTCCGTTCATCATCCAGCTCCGGCAACGTCGAGGCCACCACCGACACTACGGCGACGACAGCGTCCGTGGCCAAGAACCGCCAAGAATGGCGCGCGGGCGGGACGACGTTCGGGCTGGGCCTGGACCTGTCCGAGGAGATGAGGCGGGAGATGCTGTGGCGGATGCTGGTGCCACCCgctgcggcggtggcggcggaggccgtGTTTCTGGCGGTGCTCAACAGCGGCGCGGCTGTGGTGGACGCGCCCGCGTGGGCCGGGAAAGCGGGCTCGGCGGTACTGTTCGTGGCTGGGCTGCTCGGGTCCCAGTACGGGTTCTTCTCGTCGAGGTGGGGCGTCGGGGAGGAGGCGGGGTCCGTGGTCGGCTGGAAGCTCGCCGTCCGGCACTGGAGCGCGCTGTCCGTGGTCAGGGGTTCGTCAGTAGAAGAAGacgacgatgaggaggaggaggaggacgacgatgagtgGGAGTACTacgacgatgatgaggaggaagaagatgactga